A portion of the Streptomyces sp. NBC_00376 genome contains these proteins:
- a CDS encoding zinc-dependent metalloprotease produces MSDTPFGFGLPPEEPENGDEGKKKDPTGGGQGSGGPANPFGFGPGAGGDNPFAAMFGSMNPNDLGAAFQQLGQMLSYEGGPVNWDMAKQIARQTVSQGTPDGTKDASVGPTERSAVDEALRLADLWLDGVTSLPSGSVSTVAWSRAEWVEASLPAWQKLVDPVAERVGLAMGDVLPEEMQAMAGPLIGMMRSMGGAMFGQQIGQAVGVLAGEVVGSTDIGLPLGPAGKAALLPLNVERFGKDLSVPQDEVRLYLALREAAHQRLFAHVPWLRSHLFGAVEGYARGIKVDTSKLEDVVGQFDPSQPEQLQDALQQGMFQPEDTPEQKAALARLETALALVEGWVDAVVHEAAKSRLTSADALRETMRRRRASGGPAEQTFATLIGLQLRPRRLRDASRLWASLTDARGLDGRDALWAHPDMLPTAQDLDDPDGFVHHEQLDFSELDKMLGEAAKGPQSPTADGKDAPGTGGTESREDDSKGDSKGDTDQ; encoded by the coding sequence GTGAGTGACACCCCATTCGGATTCGGCCTTCCGCCGGAGGAGCCGGAGAACGGCGACGAGGGCAAGAAGAAGGACCCCACCGGAGGTGGGCAGGGCTCGGGCGGGCCGGCGAACCCGTTCGGCTTCGGCCCCGGCGCGGGCGGGGACAACCCGTTCGCGGCGATGTTCGGCTCGATGAACCCCAATGACCTGGGCGCCGCCTTCCAGCAGCTCGGCCAGATGCTGAGCTACGAGGGCGGTCCCGTGAACTGGGACATGGCCAAGCAGATCGCCCGCCAGACGGTCTCGCAGGGCACACCGGACGGCACGAAGGACGCCAGCGTCGGCCCGACCGAGCGGTCCGCGGTGGACGAGGCGCTGCGCCTGGCCGACCTCTGGCTGGACGGTGTGACGTCGCTGCCCTCCGGTTCGGTGTCGACCGTGGCGTGGAGCCGTGCGGAGTGGGTGGAGGCGTCCCTTCCGGCCTGGCAGAAGCTGGTCGACCCGGTGGCGGAGCGCGTCGGTCTCGCGATGGGCGACGTGCTGCCCGAGGAGATGCAGGCGATGGCCGGCCCGCTGATCGGCATGATGCGGTCGATGGGCGGCGCCATGTTCGGCCAGCAGATCGGGCAGGCCGTCGGCGTGCTGGCGGGCGAGGTGGTCGGTTCGACCGACATCGGCCTGCCGCTGGGCCCGGCGGGCAAGGCCGCCCTGCTGCCGCTGAACGTGGAGCGGTTCGGCAAGGACCTCAGCGTGCCGCAGGACGAGGTTCGGCTGTATCTCGCCCTGCGCGAGGCCGCGCACCAGCGCCTCTTCGCCCACGTCCCGTGGCTGCGCTCGCATCTGTTCGGCGCCGTCGAGGGGTACGCGCGCGGCATCAAGGTCGACACCAGCAAGCTGGAGGACGTGGTCGGCCAGTTCGACCCGTCGCAGCCCGAGCAGCTCCAGGACGCCCTTCAGCAGGGCATGTTCCAGCCGGAGGACACACCGGAGCAGAAGGCCGCCCTGGCCCGTCTGGAGACGGCTCTCGCGCTGGTGGAGGGCTGGGTGGACGCGGTGGTCCACGAGGCTGCGAAATCCCGTCTGACCTCGGCGGACGCGCTGCGCGAGACGATGCGCAGGCGCCGCGCCTCCGGCGGCCCCGCCGAGCAGACGTTCGCCACGCTCATCGGTCTGCAGCTGCGTCCGCGGCGGCTGCGTGACGCCTCGCGCCTGTGGGCCTCGCTCACCGACGCACGCGGTCTGGACGGGCGCGACGCCCTGTGGGCGCACCCCGACATGCTGCCCACGGCCCAGGACCTGGACGATCCGGACGGCTTCGTGCACCACGAGCAGCTGGACTTCTCCGAGCTGGACAAGATGCTCGGCGAGGCCGCGAAGGGCCCGCAGAGCCCCACCGCGGACGGCAAGGACGCGCCCGGCACCGGTGGGACCGAGAGCCGTGAGGACGACAGCAAGGGCGATAGCAAGGGCGACACCGACCAGTGA
- a CDS encoding SDR family oxidoreductase, whose translation MSSPDPQVRAARNLPAPSTENKPEKSRSRNRGPVVAVTGAASGVGELLTARLAASEEIKQVIAIDERRGEVSEATWHILDVRDPAIAEKLRGADVVVHLALDLDLETDPAARTAYNVRGTQTVLTAAAAVGVHRVVLCTSAMVYGALPDNDVPLAEDAELRATAEATGVGDLLEIERLGRRAPRAHPGLNVTVVRPTVLVGGTDTALTRYFESPRLLVVAGSRPTWQFCHVDDLVTALEYAALEKIDGEFAVGCDGWLEQEEVEELSGVRRMELPSAVALGAAARLHRIGLTPSPAGDLAYTMHPWVVSVSRLHDVGWRPGWTNEEVLAALLEEVEGRHTVAGRRLGRKDATAAGAAGATVALLGTAALVRRARKARRRI comes from the coding sequence GTGAGTTCCCCAGATCCTCAGGTTCGCGCAGCGCGAAACCTGCCCGCCCCCTCGACCGAGAACAAACCAGAAAAGAGCCGCTCAAGGAACCGTGGCCCCGTCGTCGCGGTCACCGGAGCGGCGAGCGGCGTGGGCGAGCTGCTCACCGCACGCCTCGCGGCCTCCGAGGAGATCAAGCAGGTCATCGCCATCGATGAACGCCGCGGAGAGGTCTCCGAGGCGACCTGGCACATCCTCGACGTACGCGACCCCGCCATCGCGGAGAAGCTGCGCGGCGCAGATGTCGTGGTGCATCTCGCACTCGATCTCGACCTGGAGACCGACCCCGCCGCCCGCACCGCCTACAACGTGCGCGGCACCCAGACCGTGCTGACGGCCGCCGCCGCCGTCGGCGTGCACCGGGTCGTGCTGTGCACGTCGGCCATGGTCTACGGGGCGCTGCCCGACAACGACGTCCCGCTCGCCGAGGACGCCGAGCTGCGCGCCACGGCCGAGGCCACCGGCGTCGGCGATCTCCTGGAGATCGAACGGCTCGGCCGTCGCGCGCCGCGTGCCCACCCCGGACTCAACGTGACCGTGGTCCGGCCCACCGTCCTGGTCGGCGGTACGGACACCGCGCTGACCCGCTACTTCGAGTCGCCGCGCCTCCTGGTCGTCGCGGGATCGCGTCCGACCTGGCAGTTCTGTCATGTCGACGACCTGGTCACGGCCCTGGAATACGCCGCCCTGGAGAAGATCGACGGCGAGTTCGCGGTCGGCTGCGACGGCTGGCTGGAGCAGGAGGAGGTCGAGGAGCTCAGCGGCGTCCGCCGGATGGAGCTGCCCTCCGCCGTGGCCCTGGGTGCCGCCGCCCGGCTGCACCGAATCGGCCTCACCCCGTCGCCGGCGGGTGATCTGGCGTACACGATGCACCCCTGGGTGGTCAGTGTGAGCCGGCTGCACGACGTGGGATGGCGCCCCGGCTGGACCAACGAGGAGGTGCTCGCCGCCCTCCTCGAAGAGGTCGAGGGCAGGCACACCGTCGCCGGACGCCGGCTCGGCCGCAAGGACGCCACCGCCGCGGGTGCCGCCGGTGCGACCGTGGCACTGCTCGGCACCGCCGCCCTGGTCCGCCGCGCCCGCAAGGCCCGCCGCCG
- a CDS encoding AIM24 family protein has product MQSPLFSYTEQQSQDRYTIQNPQLLRVSLTGHDDVLARKGAMVAYQGLMEFDGEYQSHGQRRARANTGEGLDLMRCSGQGTVYLANLAQYIHVVDVDHDGITVDSAYVLALDSSLHTEVIAVDSQYGISGTGKYQLNISGTGKVALMTSGQPLMMQVTPDKYVNADADAIVAWSSSLRVQMQAQTHSSGVWRRRGNTGEGWELSFLGQGFALVQPSEVLPPQNHEIGQGIRAQYGMGQQGAHGQNQNNSWN; this is encoded by the coding sequence ATGCAGAGTCCGCTTTTCAGCTACACGGAACAGCAGTCCCAGGACCGGTACACCATCCAGAACCCGCAGCTCCTGCGGGTCTCGCTGACCGGCCACGACGACGTCCTCGCCCGCAAGGGCGCCATGGTCGCGTACCAGGGTCTGATGGAGTTCGACGGCGAGTACCAGTCGCACGGACAGCGCCGCGCCCGCGCGAACACCGGTGAGGGCCTCGACCTGATGCGCTGCTCCGGGCAGGGCACCGTCTACCTCGCCAACCTCGCGCAGTACATCCACGTCGTGGACGTCGACCACGACGGCATCACGGTGGACAGCGCCTATGTCCTGGCGCTGGACTCCTCGCTGCACACCGAGGTCATCGCGGTGGACAGCCAGTACGGCATCTCGGGGACCGGGAAGTATCAGCTCAACATCTCCGGCACCGGCAAGGTCGCTCTGATGACCTCGGGCCAGCCGCTGATGATGCAGGTCACGCCGGACAAGTACGTGAACGCCGACGCCGACGCGATCGTCGCCTGGTCCAGCTCGCTGCGGGTGCAGATGCAGGCCCAGACGCACTCCTCGGGCGTCTGGCGGCGGCGCGGCAACACCGGCGAGGGCTGGGAGCTCAGCTTCCTCGGCCAGGGCTTCGCCCTGGTGCAGCCGAGCGAGGTGCTGCCCCCGCAGAACCACGAGATCGGCCAGGGCATCCGGGCCCAGTACGGCATGGGCCAGCAGGGCGCCCACGGTCAGAACCAGAACAACTCCTGGAACTGA
- a CDS encoding NUDIX hydrolase: protein MSLHDDAVLVLKGYENPDPVQGELRRSYLDHLAEHPDGMWKACEAGHLTASALVVDPERGRVLLTLHRKLRMWLQVGGHCEPQDVSLAAAALREATEESGITGLTLLAGGPVTLDRHPIPAPCHWHLDVQYAALAPSGATEQISEESLDLRWFPYDEVASVADASVVRLMERTRAELERRR from the coding sequence GTGAGCCTGCATGACGACGCCGTTCTCGTACTGAAGGGGTACGAGAACCCGGATCCGGTCCAGGGTGAGCTGCGCCGGAGCTATCTCGACCATCTGGCAGAGCACCCCGACGGCATGTGGAAGGCCTGCGAGGCGGGCCATCTGACGGCCAGCGCGCTGGTCGTCGACCCGGAGCGCGGCCGGGTGCTGCTCACCCTCCACCGCAAGCTGCGGATGTGGCTCCAGGTGGGCGGACACTGCGAGCCGCAGGACGTGTCGCTCGCCGCGGCGGCGCTGCGGGAGGCGACCGAGGAGTCCGGCATCACCGGCCTGACCCTGCTCGCGGGCGGCCCGGTCACGCTGGACCGCCACCCGATCCCCGCGCCCTGCCACTGGCACCTGGACGTGCAGTACGCGGCGCTGGCGCCCTCGGGCGCGACGGAGCAGATCAGCGAGGAGTCGCTGGACCTGCGCTGGTTCCCCTACGACGAGGTCGCGTCGGTGGCCGACGCATCGGTCGTAAGGCTGATGGAGCGGACCCGCGCCGAGCTGGAGCGGCGCCGGTAG